The DNA sequence TACTTGATAAAGCTTATGAACTTCGTGATCGACTTAAGAAAATTGCCCGCGTTGACATCGATGCAAGTGACAAGATGCCTGGCTGGAAGTTCAACGAGTACGAAATGAAGGGTATTCCGATCCGTATTGAAATGGGTCCGAAAGATATCGAGAACAATCAAGTTGTCCTTGCTCGCCGTGATACAGGGGAGAAGGAATTTGTTGCTCTTGAAGACTTGGAACTTCGTCTGCCAGCGCTCTTGGAAGAAATCCAAAAAGATCTCTTCGATAAAGCACTTGCACATCGTGAGGAAATGACATCTGTAGCTAAGACAATGGATGAGTTCGGTGAAATCCTTGAATCCAAAGGTGGTTTCATCAAAGCGATGTGGTGTGGCGATGAAGCTTGCGAGGATAAAATCAAGGAAGAATTCTCTGCTACTTCCCGATGCATTCCGTTTGAACAGGAAAAGGTTTCTGAGACTTGTGTTTGCTGTGGCAAGCCGGCTAAGGAACTCGTTTACTGGGGTAAAGCTTATTAATATAAGAAAAAAGACCGAGCGTCCGTATGGGAGCTCGGTTTCTTTGTGTTGCTAAGATATTAAAGCAAACGTTCAATTTCCGGCCCAATCTTCTCAGGTTTTGTTACTGGAGCAAAGCGTTTAACGACATTTCCATTTCTATCAACCAGAAATTTTGTGAAATTCCATTTGATTTTCTCACCAAGAAGTCCCGATGTTTTCTCGGTCAAATATTTAAAGAGGGGATGGACATCTGGACCTTTCACATTCACTTTCTTATAGAAGGGGAAGGTTGTACCATAGTTTAAATTGCATTGGGTGGAAATGTCACGATCGCTAAGCGGTTCTTGATTCATGAATTGATTACACGGAAAGCCGAGTACATGGAATCCTCTGCTCTTATACTTCTGATAGAGAGCCTCAAGTGCCTCAAGTTGAGGGGCAAAACCACAACCAGTTGCTGTATTGACGATCAGGAGAACATCACCTTGAAAAGTATCCATTGAAGCAACAGTTCCGTCAGGGGATTCAATGCTGTACTTGTAAACGGACAAGTTCAATCACTCCAATCCTTATTGGTTGCAGACAACATATCATAGGCTGGATGAAAGTGCCAAGAACAATGAAAAAGCAGATTCGCGCAATGACGAGTCTGCTTTTTGTATTATGCGTGTGTTGGAAGGCTTTCGCCAATCGCTTCAAGTCGTGCTTGTACTTCATCTTCTGAAAGCTCATGTTCTTTAACGTACATGTTGCGTGGGCTCACACGGCACTCATGTGTACACCCTCGCAAGTACTTATGTTCATTCTCCTCAGAGCAGAGGAACTGGCGATTGCACTCAGGGTTTGCGCAGTTAATATAGCGCTCGCATGGTTCGCCATCAAAGTATTCACGGCCAACAACAACATGTTCTTTCTGGTTAACTGGAACTGCAATGCGCTCATCGAATACGTAGCACTGTCCATCCCAAAGTTCGCCTTGAACTTCAGGGTCTTTTCCATAAGTTACAATACCACCATGCAGCTGGCTAACATCTTCAAAACCTTCACGCTTAAGCCAGCCGGAGAATTTCTCACAACGAATTCCGCCAGTGCAGTATGTGAGGATGCGTTTGCCTTCAAGCATTTCTTTATTATCACGGACCCATTCCGGCAATTCACGGAACGTCTCGATATCCGGGCGTATCGCACCGCGGAAATGTCCGAGGTCGTATTCATAATCATTGCGGGCATCGAGCACGATAGTGTCTTCAGCCTGCATTGCTTCAAACCACTCTTTTGGTGACAAATACTTTCCTGTCAATTCTTTTGGCTTAATATCGTCTTCCAGGCTCAAGTTGACAAGCTCCGGACGCGGACGGCAGTGCATTTTCTTGAATGCATGGCCATCGTGGTCGTCAATCTTGAAAATTGTATCATGGAAGAGTGGGCTATTTTTCATCATGTCCATATACTGTTCAGTCTGCTCATAAGTACCTGAAACAGTGCCATTAATACCTTCTTTGGCAATAAGGATGCGTCCTTTTAGACCGAGATCCTTACAGAACTTCAAATGTTCATCTGCAGTCTGTTCAGGGTCTTCAATCTCTACATAGTTGTAGTAAAGTAAAACGCGATATTGTTCTGTCATCAGTTGGAACCACCTGTCATTTATATTTGCAAGATACAAATGTCGGTTCGGATATTTGATTTTTCATCTTGCACAAACGGTATTATATCAACGTTTTTTGCAATTTTCAATGGGGGTTGCAGGGATAATTGCATGAAACTATTGAATTGGAAAGGGCATGCAAAACTAAAAGTACAATAAAACTCTTGTATCCCTATTGTGTATAAATATGCGAACAGACGCAGAAGTAAAAACTGTTATATAATAAATTTATAAATAAAATAGGTGCGGAAAGGATTTTGGGAAATGGCAAGAATTATTATAGTTGGCGGTGGCATTCTTGGTGCAGCGACAGCATATCGACTCGCAAAAGCAGGAGCGGATGTAACTCTCATTGACTCAAAAGATCCGGGACAGGCTACAGATGCTGGAGCTGGCATTGTTTGTCCTTGGGTATCCAAAAGGCGTAATCCGGATTGGTATGCATTGGCAAAAGGCGGAGCACGTATTTATCAAGATTTGGTTAAAGAGCTAGAAGATGATGGCATTACAGAGACAGGTTATGCGAAAGTCGGTTCCCTCAGCTTGCAGGAAGAAGGCCATAAGCTTCAGGAATTGTACGATATTATTTTGCAAAGAAGAGAGGGTGCTCCGGAAATCGGTGAAGTCGAGCTAATTGGTGAGCATGAAGTTCGAAGTCGCTTCCCTCTATTGAGGAGCGGATTTGGAGCTGTCTATGTATCAGGAGGAGCACGAGTAGATGGCAGGCTGCTAAGAGATGCCTTGCTGGATGGGGCTCGTCTATATGGGCTTAAACAAGTGGAAGGAAAAGCATTCCTTCTTCGGGAAGGGAATCGAATCCATGGTGTTAAAGTAGGAGATAAGGAACTTGCAGCCGATCAAGTCATTGCTGTTAATGGAGCATGGATGCAAGAGCTTCTCGAACCTCTGTTTACTGACAGCGGACTTTATTTCGATGTCAGGCCACAGCGGGCGCAGATTATCCATCTCGAAATGACAGGTATGGATGGCAGCGAGTGGCCGGTTGTAAAATCACCCTTTAATCAATATATGCTCGTATCAGGCAACCGGCTTATTGTCGGAGCGACCCAGGAGAACAATACCGGATTTGATCGTCGTATGACTGTGGGTGGGATTCATGAAATTCTCCACAAGGCTTTGGATCTAGCTCCTTCTTTAAGGGAAGCTACCGTGGTGGAGACTCGGGTTGGCTTCAGACCGATGACCCCGGAGTCTGTGCCAGTAATGGGACTGATCCCAGGGTATGAGAATCTGTATGTCGCAAACGGGCTTGGATCGTCAGGATTGACAATGGCGCCTTACATGGCAAAGCAGCTTGCTAGCCTCGCGCTTGGAGAGCAGCTGGATGTCGAGATTGAAAATTACAAGCCGAGCAGAATTATAAAGAAGAAACGATAAATTCATTCGTATT is a window from the Aciduricibacillus chroicocephali genome containing:
- a CDS encoding glutathione peroxidase, which translates into the protein MSVYKYSIESPDGTVASMDTFQGDVLLIVNTATGCGFAPQLEALEALYQKYKSRGFHVLGFPCNQFMNQEPLSDRDISTQCNLNYGTTFPFYKKVNVKGPDVHPLFKYLTEKTSGLLGEKIKWNFTKFLVDRNGNVVKRFAPVTKPEKIGPEIERLL
- a CDS encoding rhodanese-related sulfurtransferase → MTEQYRVLLYYNYVEIEDPEQTADEHLKFCKDLGLKGRILIAKEGINGTVSGTYEQTEQYMDMMKNSPLFHDTIFKIDDHDGHAFKKMHCRPRPELVNLSLEDDIKPKELTGKYLSPKEWFEAMQAEDTIVLDARNDYEYDLGHFRGAIRPDIETFRELPEWVRDNKEMLEGKRILTYCTGGIRCEKFSGWLKREGFEDVSQLHGGIVTYGKDPEVQGELWDGQCYVFDERIAVPVNQKEHVVVGREYFDGEPCERYINCANPECNRQFLCSEENEHKYLRGCTHECRVSPRNMYVKEHELSEDEVQARLEAIGESLPTHA
- a CDS encoding NAD(P)/FAD-dependent oxidoreductase → MARIIIVGGGILGAATAYRLAKAGADVTLIDSKDPGQATDAGAGIVCPWVSKRRNPDWYALAKGGARIYQDLVKELEDDGITETGYAKVGSLSLQEEGHKLQELYDIILQRREGAPEIGEVELIGEHEVRSRFPLLRSGFGAVYVSGGARVDGRLLRDALLDGARLYGLKQVEGKAFLLREGNRIHGVKVGDKELAADQVIAVNGAWMQELLEPLFTDSGLYFDVRPQRAQIIHLEMTGMDGSEWPVVKSPFNQYMLVSGNRLIVGATQENNTGFDRRMTVGGIHEILHKALDLAPSLREATVVETRVGFRPMTPESVPVMGLIPGYENLYVANGLGSSGLTMAPYMAKQLASLALGEQLDVEIENYKPSRIIKKKR